In Fibrobacter sp., the sequence GTTTTCCGGAAGGTCCTGCTTTTCGCCGTCGATGATGACTTCGATGTAGTTACCGACAACAACGTCGCCCTTTGCAGCAGCGCGGTCAACGTGTTCGTCCTTGCTCCACATCTGCATGAGACGGTTGTATTCGTCTTCGACTTCAGAATCGTTGATTGCAGCATCCGGAACGGTAACGCCAGTGTCAGCATAGCCCTTGATGTCGATGACCGGATCCATTTCGACTTCCACCTTAAGTGCGATGTCGGAAGCCTTGTCGTCCTTGAAATCAACAACCTTCATGGGGCCGACCGGAATGATGTTAGCCTTCTTGAGTTCTTCGGTAACGATCTTGTTAACGATTTCGTCGACAGCTTCGTGACGAATGGATTCGCCGAACTGCTTCAGGATCATAGCCTTGGGAACCTGGCCCTGACGGAAACCCTTAAGGGTGACCTGCTTCTTGTACTGAGAGAGCTTCTTTTCGAAAGGAGCGGTCAAATCAGCCTGCGGAATAGTGATTTCGAGAGTGCGAACGGTTGCACTGGTTTCTTTGATTTCAACGGTCATTATGGACTCCGAGGATCGATTTATAATCGAATGTTAGATGTTAAATGCATGCGAGGGGTGGGAGTCGAACCCACACACCGAGGTACCAGATCCTAAGTCTGGCGCGTCTGCCAATTCCGCCACTCTCGCGATTTTGCACCCAAAGATACAAAAAACAAAAGACACATGTTGCATAATCATCTATTTTATGTCCCGTTGCAAGCGTTAAAGAATATCAAGATCGGCGTTTTCATTTCCTTGGTGAACATTCTCATCCAGGGCGTTTCCGTCCTCGTCCAGAATATTATCGCTAGCAACCTAGGAATTGTCAAATTCGGATTCTTCGGAATTCTGCAAAGTGACTACACCATATTCTGCGCCTTGGCGGATTTCGGCATGGCCACCCTGATTCTTGCTTTCTTCGGCAAGAGGGCAACCCAGGGCAGGCTATTTACCAACGTCCTGCAACTACGCCTCTCCATGACAGCTGTCGCAGCGCTTGCCATGGTCCTGTTCGCCTGCATAGTCCGCCGGGACAGCCCCATGTTCTACGGAGAACTGGTTCTCGCCCTGGGGCTTCTATTCCAGCACGCATTCTTCGACTGGTATTTCATCTGCGGAAACTTCTGGAAGAAACTGCTCATTTCAAAGGTCCTGCACACCATTTCCTATACCACGGTCATGGGAATAGCCCTCTGGTATTTCAAGCTTGATTCCATCCCGGCCATCGCTGGTGCCATGGTCCTTGCGGCAATTCCCGCATTCGGCTTCGGTGTCGGACAGGCATTCAACACCAAGGTATTCCACATCGGCAGGCACACAAAGCAATTCTTTAAACTCATGTTCAAGTCCGCGGGGCCCTACGCCATTGCAAGCCTAGCCAGCTTCGCATACCTTCCCGTCGGCCTGTACACCATCGCAAGTTTCGCCAACGAGACTTTCCTCGGCGCCTACAATTTTGCACACAAACTAATAATGCTTGCATCCGGGCTCATGGTCCACTTCATTTCCTCGAGCCTCATCTCACTGCATCAAACCGACAGCAAGATCCTCCATCTTCGCGACCAGATTACATTCACGGCATTCATCGCCGTGGCTTGTTCACCCTTCTGGCTCTTCCCGGAATACACACTCAAGATTATCTTCTTCGCAGCCCCCTGGACCGACGACGTTCTCCAGACAAGCTGCTTCTGCCTGCGAATTCTTTCCCTTTCCTTGATACTCCAGGCAACCCGCATGGGAATGATCTCTACCATGCTGAAGGAAAAGCGCACCTGGCTCTACGGAATCATGATTTCACTGGGCGGCCTTTTCAATATCGTCGTCTGCCTTGTAGGCGGCAACTTCCTTGATAGCCGTTATATTCCGGTATTAACTCTTACCGGAGACTTACTGCTGAGCTTGCAGCTGGCCGTCTACTTTTTCAAGAACAGGCGCATCCGCTGGTAATTCACTTGCCACGGCAGGCTTTCGTTTCCAGCCCCCGCAAATCGTGGTTGCTGCGAAGATATAGAATCCCCAGATGCAATAGAGGCCCTGCTTGTAG encodes:
- a CDS encoding oligosaccharide flippase family protein, coding for MQALKNIKIGVFISLVNILIQGVSVLVQNIIASNLGIVKFGFFGILQSDYTIFCALADFGMATLILAFFGKRATQGRLFTNVLQLRLSMTAVAALAMVLFACIVRRDSPMFYGELVLALGLLFQHAFFDWYFICGNFWKKLLISKVLHTISYTTVMGIALWYFKLDSIPAIAGAMVLAAIPAFGFGVGQAFNTKVFHIGRHTKQFFKLMFKSAGPYAIASLASFAYLPVGLYTIASFANETFLGAYNFAHKLIMLASGLMVHFISSSLISLHQTDSKILHLRDQITFTAFIAVACSPFWLFPEYTLKIIFFAAPWTDDVLQTSCFCLRILSLSLILQATRMGMISTMLKEKRTWLYGIMISLGGLFNIVVCLVGGNFLDSRYIPVLTLTGDLLLSLQLAVYFFKNRRIRW